The DNA region ATCGGGCAGTTCTCCGGCGCGGACGCCGGCCCCCTGGGTCACGGTCTTCCCTTTCTCCCCCGCTACTCGCGGGTTTCGTACAGTCGTTCCTGTGATGCCCGCTGGGTGACTGCCTGAACACCAGTGGTGAAGGTGATCTTCCGGAACCCGTGCCAGGCACGAAATCGGGCCACGTGGCGACCGGTGATCCACAGCCCGTATCAGCGATTGATACAGCCGTCCGGCGCCCGAACCCCGTCTGAGAGAATTGGTTCGTGATCTCCCGAATCGATCTGCGCGGCGACGCCCTCCCCGAGGGCTCCGCCCTGCGCGACCTGCTGCCCCGAGCCGACTTCGACGTTTCGGCCGCCCTGGAGAAAGTGCGTCCGATCTGCGAGGCCGTGCATCATCGTGGCGACGCGGCGCTGATCGACTACGCGGAGAAGTTCGACGGCGTACGCCTGGAGTCCGTCCGCGTCCCGGCGCGGGCGCTCACCGACGCGCTGGAGCAGCTCGATCCGGCCGTCCGCGCGGCCCTGGAGGAGTCGATCCGCCGCGCCCGCATCGTCCACCGCGAGCAGCGCCGCACCACGCACACCACCCAGGTCGTGCCCGGCGGCTCGGTCACCGAGAAGTGGGTGCCGGTCGACCGGGTCGGGCTGTACGCGCCCGGCGGCCGGGCCGTCTACCCGTCGTCCGTGATCATGAACGTGGTCCCGGCGCAGGAGGCGGGCGTCGAGTCGATCGCCCTTGCCTCCCCGGCCCAGTCCGAGTTCGGCGGCCTGCCGCACCCGACGATCCTTGCCGCCTGCGCGCTGCTCGGTATCGACGAGGTGTACGCGGCGGGCGGCGCGACCGCCGTCGCGATGTTCGCGTACGGCACCGAGTCCTGCGCGCCCACCAACATGGTCACGGGCCCGGGCAACATCTGGGTCGCCGCCGCCAAGCGCTACTTCGCCGGAAAGATCGGCATCGACGCCGAGGCCGGTCCGACCGAGATCGCGATCCTCGCCGACGAGAGCGCCGACCCGGTGATCGTCGCCTCCGACCTGATCAGCCAGGCCGAGCACGACCCGCTGGCCGCGGCCGTCCTGGTCACCGACTCGGTCGCGCTGGCCGACGCGGTGGAGAAGGAGCTGGAGCCGCAGGTCGCGGCCACCAAGCACATCGAGGACCGGATCGTCCCGGCGCTGAGCGGCAGGCAGTCCGCGATCGTGCTGGTGGACGGCGTGGACGAGGGCCTGCGGGTCGTCAACGCGTACGGCGCCGAGCACCTGGAGATCCAGACGGCCGACGCGAGCGCGGTCGCGGACCGTGTGCGCAACGCCGGTGCGATCTTCGTCGGCCCCTGGGCGCCCGTCTCGCTGGGCGACTACGCGGCCGGCTCCAACCACGTCCTCCCGACCGGCGGCTGCGCCTGCCACTCCTCGGGTCTGTCGGTCCAGTCCTT from Streptomyces sp. NBC_00258 includes:
- the hisD gene encoding histidinol dehydrogenase, producing MISRIDLRGDALPEGSALRDLLPRADFDVSAALEKVRPICEAVHHRGDAALIDYAEKFDGVRLESVRVPARALTDALEQLDPAVRAALEESIRRARIVHREQRRTTHTTQVVPGGSVTEKWVPVDRVGLYAPGGRAVYPSSVIMNVVPAQEAGVESIALASPAQSEFGGLPHPTILAACALLGIDEVYAAGGATAVAMFAYGTESCAPTNMVTGPGNIWVAAAKRYFAGKIGIDAEAGPTEIAILADESADPVIVASDLISQAEHDPLAAAVLVTDSVALADAVEKELEPQVAATKHIEDRIVPALSGRQSAIVLVDGVDEGLRVVNAYGAEHLEIQTADASAVADRVRNAGAIFVGPWAPVSLGDYAAGSNHVLPTGGCACHSSGLSVQSFLRGIHIVDYTRDALAEVAHHVVALAEAEDLPAHGAAVKARFEWKVPSK